The following proteins come from a genomic window of Drosophila sulfurigaster albostrigata strain 15112-1811.04 chromosome X, ASM2355843v2, whole genome shotgun sequence:
- the LOC133848568 gene encoding uncharacterized protein LOC133848568, with protein MGKKGGRKSKKGKKKATIVAPVMAQQECPPCPEPPKLIQPLDPCPETTGPHDVVRAQPNHYPALLRIPETMAVVGSENGCYDSICKLLRAGFRCAERVFVMAPWGNYVVFRFHNNNDFIYFLYDGCTCDVNRFRYLDLSCGTAGFLFFSNMHDVISYIIQSRKTRLYLENLNKIAIDQIVEEYGAVTYTQKAKCMRFA; from the coding sequence ATGGGCAAGAAAGGCGGAAGGAAGAGCAAAAAGGGCAAGAAGAAGGCAACGATTGTTGCCCCCGTGATGGCACAACAAGAGTGCCCTCCATGCCCGGAGCCACCGAAGCTGATCCAGCCGCTGGATCCGTGCCCGGAGACAACGGGACCTCACGATGTGGTGCGAGCTCAGCCGAATCATTACCCGGCACTGTTGCGCATACCGGAAACGATGGCGGTGGTTGGGTCTGAGAATGGATGCTACGATAGCATCTGTAAACTGCTGCGTGCCGGATTTCGCTGTGCGGAGCGCGTCTTTGTGATGGCACCGTGGGGCAACTATGTGGTCTTTCGCTTCCACAATAACAATGACTTCATCTATTTCCTATACGATGGCTGCACCTGCGATGTGAATCGCTTCCGTTATCTGGACCTCAGCTGCGGCACCGCCGGTTTCCTCTTCTTCAGCAACATGCACGACGTCATCAGCTACATCATTCAGTCGCGCAAGACGCGACTCTACCTCGAGAATCTCAACAAGATTGCCATCGATCAGATCGTCGAGGAGTACGGCGCTGTCACCTACACCCAGAAGGCCAAgtgcatgcgattcgcctag